GTACCAGGTTTTTTTAGTATTATCGGGCTTTGCATTATTTAATACCGCCTGCGCACAAAACCCGCCGATGCTTACAGGCCAGGCCTTTATTGCCGAAGAAAGGTTGGTTGGCAACTCAACCGTGCTGCTTAATAATGCTTCATACCTGATTCCGCTGCAAAAGCTGGACGAACTGAAAATTGCAAGTGTACATTTCAGTAATCAGTATGCAACTGTTTTTGATAGCCTGCTTACCAAATACAACAAGGTTACTTTGTTTGATGGCAACAGCTACAGCGGTAATAAAACGCTGGCTAACCTCACCTCCGATCTTAAATTTTACAACACCATTATTGTACAGGTTAACGATGCCGACCTGAATAATGCCGATGTGCTGGATTTTATCAGCAGTAATCAAAAAAATAAAAACGTAATTGTGGCAGCCTTTGGCAACGGGGCCGTTCTGGGTAAATTGGACGCTATTACCGCGCCGGTAATATGGACGGAACGCGTATCGCAGGTATCGGCCATGTACAGCGCCGAGGCTATTTTTGGCGGCATTGCCATCACCCAAAAGCTTACCAAAACCTACAGTAATGTTTATAAAGCAGGGATGGGTTTTGTTACCGAAAAAACAAGGCTGCAATACACCGTGCCCGAAGAAGCCGGTATTAACGCAGCCAATTTGCAGAGCATTGATAAAATAGCCCAGGAAGCCATGCGCGAGCATGCCACCCCCGGCTGCGTAGTGCTGGTTGCTAAAGATGGTAAGGTAATATTTAACAAAGCCTACGGCTACCACACCTATGATAATGTAATACCCGATAAACTTACCGATATTTTTGACGTAGCCTCCATGACCAAGGTATCGGCCACTACGATGGAAGCTATGCAGCTAACGAATCAGGGTAAACTAAGCCTTGAAAAAACCTTGGGGGATTATATCCCATTGGCCCGCAAAAGCAATAAAAACGATATCCAGATTAAAGAAGTGCTGATGCACCAGGCTGGTTTGATACCCGATATTCAATCCTTCGAAAAAGTAAAACCGGCAGATCATAGCACCGATTCATCCGCAGCCTATCCAACCAAGGTATCTGATCATTATTACCTGCGAAAGGATTATTATAAAGATG
The sequence above is a segment of the Mucilaginibacter celer genome. Coding sequences within it:
- a CDS encoding serine hydrolase domain-containing protein — its product is MIKNKWYQVFLVLSGFALFNTACAQNPPMLTGQAFIAEERLVGNSTVLLNNASYLIPLQKLDELKIASVHFSNQYATVFDSLLTKYNKVTLFDGNSYSGNKTLANLTSDLKFYNTIIVQVNDADLNNADVLDFISSNQKNKNVIVAAFGNGAVLGKLDAITAPVIWTERVSQVSAMYSAEAIFGGIAITQKLTKTYSNVYKAGMGFVTEKTRLQYTVPEEAGINAANLQSIDKIAQEAMREHATPGCVVLVAKDGKVIFNKAYGYHTYDNVIPDKLTDIFDVASMTKVSATTMEAMQLTNQGKLSLEKTLGDYIPLARKSNKNDIQIKEVLMHQAGLIPDIQSFEKVKPADHSTDSSAAYPTKVSDHYYLRKDYYKDVMLPDMLNSPLKTRGQYVYSDVSMLFMQEVVENITAVPLNKYVQEHFYNPLGMQTAGFLPLYRFRPDQIVPTENDREYRGSLLDGYVHDPTAALVGGVAGHAGLFASANDIAILYQMMLNRGSYGGYQYIKPEVVDLFTSKQSPVSRRGLGFDRWDPIAERHYPSKLASDQAYGHTGFTGTCIWVDPKYNLVYVFLSNRVHPSVASKLLSLNIRPRIQDVVYEAIAKGL